Proteins encoded in a region of the Hippopotamus amphibius kiboko isolate mHipAmp2 chromosome 11, mHipAmp2.hap2, whole genome shotgun sequence genome:
- the PPP1R10 gene encoding serine/threonine-protein phosphatase 1 regulatory subunit 10, which translates to MGSGPIDPKELLKGLDSFLNRDGEVKSVDGISKIFSLMKEARKMVSRCTYLNILLQTRSPEILVKFIDVGGYKLLNNWLTYSKTTNNIPLLQQILLTLQHLPLTVDHLKQNNTAKLVKQLSKSSEDEELRKLASVLVSDWMAVIRSQSSAQPAEKDKKKRKEEGKSRTTPPERPLTEVKAETRAEEAPEKKREKPKSLRTTAPSHAKFRSTGLELETPSLVPVKKNASAVVVSDKYNLKPIPLKRQSSTAAPGDAAPPAEKKYKPLNTTPNATKEIKVKIIPPQPMEGLGFLDALNSAPVPGIKIKKKKKVLSPTAAKPSPFEGKTSTEPSTAKPSSPEPAPPSEAVDTERPGTPVPPVEVPELMDTASLEPGALDAKPVESPGDPNQLTRKGRKRKTVTWPEEGKLREYFYFELDETERVNVNKIKDFGEAAKREILSDRHAFETARRLSHDNMEEKVPWVCPRPLVLPSPLVTPGSNSQERYIQAEREKGILQELFLNKESPHEPDPEPYEPIPPKLIPLDEECSMDETPYVESLEPGGAGGSPDGAGGSKLPPVLANLMGSMGAGKSPQGPGGGGINVQEILTSIMGSPNSHPSEELLKQPDYSDKIKQMLVPHGLLGPGPIANGFPPAGPGGPKGMQHFPPGPGGPMPGPHGGPGGPGGPVGPRLLGPPPPPRGGDPFWDGPGDPMRGGPMRGGPGPGPGPYHRGRGGRGGNEPPPPPPPFRGARGGRSGGGPPNGRGGPGGGMVGGGGHRPHEGPGGGMSSGSGHRPHEGPGSGMGGGHRPHEGPGGGMGGGHRPHEGPGGGMGGGSGHRPHEGPGGGMGGGSGHRPHEGPSGGMGAGGGHRPHEGPGHGGPHGHRPHDVPGHRGHDHRGPPPHEHRGHDGPGHGGGGHRGHDGGHSHGGDMSNRPVCRHFMMKGNCRYENNCAFYHPGVNGPPLP; encoded by the exons ATGGGTTCGGGTCCCATAGACCCCAAAGAGCTTCTCAAGGGCCTGGATAGCTTCCTTAACCGAGATGGGGAAGTCAAGAGTGTGGATGGGATTTCAAAGATCTTCAG TCTGATGAAGGAAGCACGAAAGATGGTGAGTCGATGCACTTACTTGAACATTCTCCTGCAGACCCGTTCACCAGAAATATTGGTCAA GTTTATTGATGTTGGTGGTTACAAGCTTCTCAACAACTGGCTGACGTATTCGAAGACGACCAATAACATTCCCCTCTTGCAGCAAATTCTGCTGACCCTGCAGCACCTGCCACTCACTGTTGACCATCTCAAGCAG AACAACACAGCCAAACTGGTGAAGCAGCTGAGCAAGTCGAGTGAGGATGAAG AGCTCCGGAAATTGGCCTCAGTCCTTGTTAGCGACTGGATGGCTGTCATCCGCTCCCAGAGCAGTGCCCAGCCTGCTG AGAAAGATAAGAAGAAACggaaagaagaggggaagagTCGAACCACCCCTCCTGAGCGACCGTTGACTGAGGTGAAGGCTGAGACTCGGGCTGAGGAGGCCccagagaagaagagggagaaaccCAAGTCTCTCCGAACCACAGCGCCCAGTCATGCCAAGTTCCGCTCCACCG GACTAGAGCTGGAGACCCCATCTTTGGTGCCCGTGAAGAAGAATGCCAGTGCAGTGGTGGTTTCTGACAAGTACAACCTTAAACCCATCCCCCTCAAGCGCCAGAG ttccacaGCTGCCCCAGGAGACGCTGCACCCCCTGCAGAGAAGAAGTACAAGCCGCTCAATACGACGCCCAATGCCACCAAAGAGATCAAAGTGAAGATCATCCCGCCACAGC CTATGGAAGGCCTGGGCTTTCTGGATGCACTTAATTCAGCCCCTGTTCCaggcatcaaaattaaaaagaagaagaaggtgcTGTCACCCACAGCTGCCAAG CCAAGCCCATTTGAAGGGAAAACGAGCACAGAACCAAGCACAGCCAAACCTTCTTCCCCAGAGCCAGCACCTCCTTCTGAGGCTGTGGACACAGAACGTCCAGGAACCCCAGTCCCCCCTGTTGAAGTCCCAGAGCTCATGGATACCG CCTCTTTGGAGCCAGGAGCTCTGGATGCGAAGCCAGTGGAGAGTCCCGGAGATCCTAACCAGCTGACGCGGAAGGGCAGGAAGAGGAAAACTGTGACGTGGCCTGAGGAGGGCAAACTGAGAGAGTATTTCTATTTTGAACTGGATGAAACTGAACGAG TAAATGTGAACAAGATCAAGGACTTTGGCGAGGCAGCTAAGCGAGAGATACTGTCAGACCGACACGCGTTTGAGACGGCCCGGCGTCTGAGCCACGACAACATGGAGGAGAAGGTGCCCTGGGTGTGCCCCCGGCCCCTGGTGCTGCCCTCGCCTCTCGTCACCCCTGGAAGCAACAGCCAGGAGCGATACATCCAGGCTGAGCGGGAGAAGGGGATCCTTCAGGAGCTCTTCCTGAACAAGGAGAG TCCTCACGAGCCTGATCCTGAGCCCTATGAGCCTATCCCCCCAAAACTCATCCCCTTAGATGAG GAATGTTCCATGGATGAGACCCCATATGTTgagagcctggagcctggggggGCCGGTGGCTCACCCGATGGGGCAGGTGGTTCCAAGTTGCCTCCTGTTCTGGCCAATCTCATGGGGAGCATGGGTGCCGGGAAGAGCCCCCAgggtcctggaggaggaggcatcAATGTGCAGGAGATCCTCACCTCCATCATG GGTAGCCCTAACAGTCATCCCTCAGAGGAACTGCTGAAGCAACCAGACTATTCAGACAAGATCAAGCAGATGCTGG TGCCACATGGACTCTTAGGCCCTGGTCCCATAGCCAATGGTTTCCCACCAGCAGGCCCTGGGGGTCCCAAGGGCATGCAGCACTTCCCCCCTGGCCCCGGGGGACCTATGCCAG gTCCCCATGGAGGCCCTGGGggccctggtgggccagtgggtCCACGTCTCCTgggtcccccaccccctccccggggGGGCGATCCCTTCTGGGATGGCCCGGGTGACCCCATGCGGGGTGGCCCGATGCGGGGTGGCCCGGGACCGGGTCCTGGGCCGTACCATCGAGGCCGTGGTGGCCGAGGAGGAAAcgaacctcctcctcctcctcctccattccGAGGGGCCAGAGGAGGTCGCTCTGGAGGAGGACCCCCAAATGGACGAGGGGGCCCTGGTGGGGGCATGGTTGGAGGTGGTGGGCATCGTCCCCATGAAGGCCCTGGTGGGGGCATGAGCAGCGGCAGCGGACATCGTCCCCATGAAGGCCCTGGCAGTGGCATGGGCGGTGGGCATCGCCCCCACGAAGGCCCTGGTGGGGGCATGGGTGGGGGACATCGCCCCCACGAAGGCCCTGGCGGTGGCATGGGTGGTGGCAGTGGACATCGCCCCCACGAAGGCCCTGGCGGTGGCATGGGTGGAGGCAGTGGACATCGCCCCCATGAAGGCCCTAGTGGAGGAATGGGTGCTGGTGGTGGACATCGGCCCCATGAAGGTCCCGGACATGGGGGGCCCCATGGCCACCGGCCTCATGATGTCCCTGGTCACCGAGGCCACGACCATCGAGGGCCACCCCCTCATGAGCACCGTGGCCATGATGGCCCTGGCCATGGAGGAGGGGGCCACCGAGGGCATGATGGAGGCCACAGTCATGGAGGAG ACATGTCAAACCGCCCTGTTTGTCGACATTTCATGATGAAGGGCAACTGCCGCTATGAGAACAACTGTGCCTTCTACCACCCGGGTGTCAATGGGCCCCCCCTGCCCTAG